In Juglans microcarpa x Juglans regia isolate MS1-56 chromosome 8D, Jm3101_v1.0, whole genome shotgun sequence, the following are encoded in one genomic region:
- the LOC121242676 gene encoding uncharacterized protein LOC121242676 isoform X1, translating into MACQSLSTTTWKTKTRCQNSASKISCYFHKPSSMFHFFATIPNQHNKLHPFTACSLSPSSSQTPTSSSSCNSTRSASSSSSSSCSTSYAATFKHTTSKKSAENERKHDLSFSVVHVDDSSILKQMIKKAKAQNPLKVGLKSLARKRPLWRKFWFSSKKIRSIIMLNVITVIFASNIPVVKDVETSMDAATFSAVRFVVSAIPFLPFVFHARDDIKTRNAGMELGLWVSLGYLIEAAGLLTADAGRASFISLFTVIVVPLLDGLLGAIVPARTWFGVLMSSVGIAMLECSGSPPSVGDLLNFLSAIFFGIHMLRTEHISRNTKKENFLALLGYEVCVVALLSTIWLLIGGWFDGVNGYNQSSWTWTELWDSIVAFPWIAALYTGVFSTGLCLWVEIAAMRDVSATETAIIYGLEPLWGAGFAWFLLGQRWGTIGWIGAALVLGGSLMVQILGSLPPNEANETEQATRKGDLLLVSEKQKLQNGLSTSPVIVRKDEMDMFK; encoded by the exons ATGGCTTGCCAATCATTATCAACAACAACATGGAAGACAAAAACAAGATGTCAAAACTCTGCTTCCAAAATCTCATGCTACTTTCATAAACCTTCCTCCATGTTCCACTTCTTTGCCACCATTCCCAACCAGCATAATAAACTGCACCCTTTTACTGCTTGCTCATTGAGCCCCTCCTCATCACAAACACccacctcttcttcttcttgtaattCTACAAGAtctgcatcttcttcttcttcttcttcttgttctactTCTTATGCAGCTACTTTTAAGCACACAACGAGCAAGAAATCTGCAGAGAATGAAAGGAAACATGATTTGAGTTTCTCAGTTGTTCATGTTGATGATTCCAGTATATTGAAGCAGATGATAAAGAAAGCTAAGGCTCAGAATCCTTTGAAGGTGGGATTGAAATCGCTTGCTAGAAAGCGGCCTTTGTGGCGGAAATTTTGGTTTTCATCTAAGAAGATAAGGAGCATTATAATGCTAAATGTCATCACTGTTATCTTTG CAAGCAACATTCCAGTTGTGAAAGATGTTGAAACTAGCATGGATGCAGCAACCTTCTCTGCAGTGCGATTTGTTGTGTCAGCCATCCCATTTTTGCCATTTGTCTTTCATGCTCGAGATGACATCAAGACCCGCAATGCAGGGATGGAGTTGGGATTGTGGGTGAGTTTAGGGTACCTTATTGAGGCAGCTGGTCTACTTACAGCTGATGCAGGGCGTGCAtcattcatttctttgtttACA GTTATTGTGGTACCTTTGCTTGATGGCCTCTTAGGAGCAATTGTACCTGCCCGTACATGGTTTGGAGTTCTCATGTCCTCTGTTGGGATTGCTATGCTGGAATGCAGTGGATCTCCTCCAAGT GTTGGAGATCTCTTGAACTTTTTGAgtgcaattttttttggaattcacATGCTTCGAACCGAACATATATCAAGaaacacaaagaaagaaaacttcttaGCACTTCTTGGATACGAG GTGTGTGTAGTTGCCCTGTTATCGACAATCTGGCTTTTAATTGGAGGATGGTTTGATGGTGTGAATGGCTATAACCAATCATCATGGACATGGACAGAACTATGGGATTCAATTGTCGCATTTCCATGGATAGCTGCTCTTTATACTGGCGTATTCTCAACCGGATTGTGCCTGTGGGTAGAG ATTGCAGCCATGCGTGACGTTTCAGCAACAGAAACAGCCATAATTTATGGGCTGGAGCCACTCTGGGGTGCAGGTTTTGCTTGGTTTCTCCTTGGGCAAAGGTGGGGTACAATTGGATGGATTGGAGCTGCTCTTGTCCTCg GTGGAAGCTTAATGGTACAGATATTAGGATCTTTACCACCCAATGAAGCTAATGAAACTGAACAGGCTACTCGAAAAGGAGATCTCCTGCTAGTTTCAGAAaagcaaaaactccaaaatgGTCTCTCCACTTCACCAGTTATTGTAAGAAAGGATGAAATGGATATGTTCAAGTGA
- the LOC121242676 gene encoding uncharacterized protein LOC121242676 isoform X2 has protein sequence MACQSLSTTTWKTKTRCQNSASKISCYFHKPSSMFHFFATIPNATFKHTTSKKSAENERKHDLSFSVVHVDDSSILKQMIKKAKAQNPLKVGLKSLARKRPLWRKFWFSSKKIRSIIMLNVITVIFASNIPVVKDVETSMDAATFSAVRFVVSAIPFLPFVFHARDDIKTRNAGMELGLWVSLGYLIEAAGLLTADAGRASFISLFTVIVVPLLDGLLGAIVPARTWFGVLMSSVGIAMLECSGSPPSVGDLLNFLSAIFFGIHMLRTEHISRNTKKENFLALLGYEVCVVALLSTIWLLIGGWFDGVNGYNQSSWTWTELWDSIVAFPWIAALYTGVFSTGLCLWVEIAAMRDVSATETAIIYGLEPLWGAGFAWFLLGQRWGTIGWIGAALVLGGSLMVQILGSLPPNEANETEQATRKGDLLLVSEKQKLQNGLSTSPVIVRKDEMDMFK, from the exons ATGGCTTGCCAATCATTATCAACAACAACATGGAAGACAAAAACAAGATGTCAAAACTCTGCTTCCAAAATCTCATGCTACTTTCATAAACCTTCCTCCATGTTCCACTTCTTTGCCACCATTCCCAAC GCTACTTTTAAGCACACAACGAGCAAGAAATCTGCAGAGAATGAAAGGAAACATGATTTGAGTTTCTCAGTTGTTCATGTTGATGATTCCAGTATATTGAAGCAGATGATAAAGAAAGCTAAGGCTCAGAATCCTTTGAAGGTGGGATTGAAATCGCTTGCTAGAAAGCGGCCTTTGTGGCGGAAATTTTGGTTTTCATCTAAGAAGATAAGGAGCATTATAATGCTAAATGTCATCACTGTTATCTTTG CAAGCAACATTCCAGTTGTGAAAGATGTTGAAACTAGCATGGATGCAGCAACCTTCTCTGCAGTGCGATTTGTTGTGTCAGCCATCCCATTTTTGCCATTTGTCTTTCATGCTCGAGATGACATCAAGACCCGCAATGCAGGGATGGAGTTGGGATTGTGGGTGAGTTTAGGGTACCTTATTGAGGCAGCTGGTCTACTTACAGCTGATGCAGGGCGTGCAtcattcatttctttgtttACA GTTATTGTGGTACCTTTGCTTGATGGCCTCTTAGGAGCAATTGTACCTGCCCGTACATGGTTTGGAGTTCTCATGTCCTCTGTTGGGATTGCTATGCTGGAATGCAGTGGATCTCCTCCAAGT GTTGGAGATCTCTTGAACTTTTTGAgtgcaattttttttggaattcacATGCTTCGAACCGAACATATATCAAGaaacacaaagaaagaaaacttcttaGCACTTCTTGGATACGAG GTGTGTGTAGTTGCCCTGTTATCGACAATCTGGCTTTTAATTGGAGGATGGTTTGATGGTGTGAATGGCTATAACCAATCATCATGGACATGGACAGAACTATGGGATTCAATTGTCGCATTTCCATGGATAGCTGCTCTTTATACTGGCGTATTCTCAACCGGATTGTGCCTGTGGGTAGAG ATTGCAGCCATGCGTGACGTTTCAGCAACAGAAACAGCCATAATTTATGGGCTGGAGCCACTCTGGGGTGCAGGTTTTGCTTGGTTTCTCCTTGGGCAAAGGTGGGGTACAATTGGATGGATTGGAGCTGCTCTTGTCCTCg GTGGAAGCTTAATGGTACAGATATTAGGATCTTTACCACCCAATGAAGCTAATGAAACTGAACAGGCTACTCGAAAAGGAGATCTCCTGCTAGTTTCAGAAaagcaaaaactccaaaatgGTCTCTCCACTTCACCAGTTATTGTAAGAAAGGATGAAATGGATATGTTCAAGTGA
- the LOC121242676 gene encoding uncharacterized protein LOC121242676 isoform X3: MDAATFSAVRFVVSAIPFLPFVFHARDDIKTRNAGMELGLWVSLGYLIEAAGLLTADAGRASFISLFTVIVVPLLDGLLGAIVPARTWFGVLMSSVGIAMLECSGSPPSVGDLLNFLSAIFFGIHMLRTEHISRNTKKENFLALLGYEVCVVALLSTIWLLIGGWFDGVNGYNQSSWTWTELWDSIVAFPWIAALYTGVFSTGLCLWVEIAAMRDVSATETAIIYGLEPLWGAGFAWFLLGQRWGTIGWIGAALVLGGSLMVQILGSLPPNEANETEQATRKGDLLLVSEKQKLQNGLSTSPVIVRKDEMDMFK, translated from the exons ATGGATGCAGCAACCTTCTCTGCAGTGCGATTTGTTGTGTCAGCCATCCCATTTTTGCCATTTGTCTTTCATGCTCGAGATGACATCAAGACCCGCAATGCAGGGATGGAGTTGGGATTGTGGGTGAGTTTAGGGTACCTTATTGAGGCAGCTGGTCTACTTACAGCTGATGCAGGGCGTGCAtcattcatttctttgtttACA GTTATTGTGGTACCTTTGCTTGATGGCCTCTTAGGAGCAATTGTACCTGCCCGTACATGGTTTGGAGTTCTCATGTCCTCTGTTGGGATTGCTATGCTGGAATGCAGTGGATCTCCTCCAAGT GTTGGAGATCTCTTGAACTTTTTGAgtgcaattttttttggaattcacATGCTTCGAACCGAACATATATCAAGaaacacaaagaaagaaaacttcttaGCACTTCTTGGATACGAG GTGTGTGTAGTTGCCCTGTTATCGACAATCTGGCTTTTAATTGGAGGATGGTTTGATGGTGTGAATGGCTATAACCAATCATCATGGACATGGACAGAACTATGGGATTCAATTGTCGCATTTCCATGGATAGCTGCTCTTTATACTGGCGTATTCTCAACCGGATTGTGCCTGTGGGTAGAG ATTGCAGCCATGCGTGACGTTTCAGCAACAGAAACAGCCATAATTTATGGGCTGGAGCCACTCTGGGGTGCAGGTTTTGCTTGGTTTCTCCTTGGGCAAAGGTGGGGTACAATTGGATGGATTGGAGCTGCTCTTGTCCTCg GTGGAAGCTTAATGGTACAGATATTAGGATCTTTACCACCCAATGAAGCTAATGAAACTGAACAGGCTACTCGAAAAGGAGATCTCCTGCTAGTTTCAGAAaagcaaaaactccaaaatgGTCTCTCCACTTCACCAGTTATTGTAAGAAAGGATGAAATGGATATGTTCAAGTGA